One genomic segment of Misgurnus anguillicaudatus chromosome 23, ASM2758022v2, whole genome shotgun sequence includes these proteins:
- the LOC129452892 gene encoding uncharacterized protein: MNDLIIFFIFSLFTNGVFGDEVKSASVLEGDSVTLHTDITEIHRDDLIEWTFGSTPIASINREANAIRTKSDRLQINNQTGDLTIRNTRPEDSGMYEVDITGTRTSFKKLFNVSCVSDSSSDGVKSVSVMNRDSVILHTSVTKIKSDDLIEWRFGPQLSLIASCNKTSHWCNAVGGIEDRLHLNHRNGDLTIRHIRHDTSGLYEVQIRDGLKTMSVKEGLSVTLWSGVAEIHRADVILWWFEHGDSPIAKIDRKAQIFETYDGDDGRFKDILTIDLQSGNLTIRNIKTNHSGLYHVDSSSSTHTLFTRFSLTVCEHDLFSVAGVGLYLLIAVAAVAVVAVAAAVAGLCYYRRRSYQFQRCQEKNSKPKRTQSI; encoded by the exons ATGAACGACCTTATTatcttcttcattttttcactCTTTACGAACG gtgtgtttggtgatgaagtgaagtcagcatcagtgctggagggagattctgttacttTACACACCGATATTACTGAAATTCACAGAGATGATCTTATAGAGTGGACATTTGGAAGCACTCCCATTGCTTCAATCAATAGAGAAGCCAATGCGATTCGTACCAAGTCAGATCGTCTGCAGATTAacaatcagactggagatctcactaTCAGAAACACCAGACCTGAAGATTCTGGAATGTATGAAGTAGATATCACCGGCACGAGGACTTCATTTAAAAAGCTATTCAATGTTAGCT GTGTGAGTGATTCATCATCAGATGGAGTAAAGTCAGTGTCGGTGATGAACAGAGATtcagtcattctacacaccagTGTTACTAAAATAAAGTCTGACGATCTGATCGAGTGGAGATTTGGACCTCAACTTTCCCTTATAGCTTCATgtaataaaacatcacattGGTGTAATGCTGTTGGGGGAATCGAAGACAGACTTCATTTAAACCATCGTAACGGAGATCTGACCATCAGACACATCAGACATGACACATCTGGACTTTATGAAGTACAGATCAGAG ATGGACTAAAAACGATGTCTGTGAAGGAGGGGCTGTCTGTCACTCTATGGTCTGGCGTTGCAGAAATACACAGAGCTGATGTGATCCTGTGGTGGTTTGAACACGGAGATTCTCCCATAGCTAAAATCGACAGAAAAGCTCAAATCTTCGAAACCTATGATGGTGATGATGGGAGATTCAAAGACATACTGACAATTGATCTTCAGTCTGGAAATCTCACCATTAGGAACATCAAAACTAATCATTCAGGACTTTATCATGTTGATAGCAGCAGCAGCACGCACACTTTATTCACAAGATTCAGTCTGACTGTCTGTG agcATGATTTGTTTTCAGTCGCCGGAGTTGGTCTTTATCTTCTTATTGCTGTTGCTGCTGTTGCTGTTGttgctgttgctgctgctgtTGCTGGTTTGTGTTACTACCGACGGAGATCCTATCAATTTCAAAGATGTCAGGAGAAGAATTCAAAACCAAAGCGCACCCAGTccatataa
- the LOC129452893 gene encoding uncharacterized protein, translating to MNVFIFFSILSLFTDGVFGDEVKSVSVMEGDSVTLHTNLTEIHSDDLIQWTFGRTPIASINTEANSIHIESNRLQINNQTGDLTIRNTRTEDSGVYEVDITGTRTTFKKLFNVSCVSDEVKSVSVMNRDSVILHTGFTKIKPDDLIECRFGPQRSLIASFNKSLHTYNAIRGIEDRLHLNHCNGDLTLRNIRNDTCGLYEVQIKGGKSYTIKKSFNVTISGGLKMISVKERRSVTLWSGVKEIDRDGVLLWWFEHGDLPIAKIDRKAEIFHTYDGDDGRFKNRLEFDYQSGNLTIKNIRTEHSGLYHVDISSSTHTLFTRFSVTVSERDLSAVAAVGISFPLLFLFIAAVAGLCYYRRRFFKLQRRRGITLP from the exons ATGAACGTCTTTATTTTCTTCTCAATTTTGTCACTCTTCACGGACG gtgtgtttggtgatgaagtgaagtcagtatcagtgatggagggagattctgttactctacacactaACCTCACTGAAATTCACAGCGATGATCTGATACAGTGGACATTTGGAAGGACTCCCATTGCTTCAATCAATACAGAGGCCAATTCGATTCATATTGAGTCAAATCGTCTGCAGATAAacaatcagactggagatctcactaTCAGAAACACCAGAACTGAAGATTCTGGAGTGTATGAAGTAGATATCACCGGCACGAGGACTACATTCAAAAAGCTATTCAATGTTAGCT GTGTGAGTGATGAAGtaaagtcagtgtcagtgatgaaTAGAGATtcagtcattctacacaccgGTTTTACTAAAATAAAGCCAGATGATCTCATAGAGTGTAGGTTTGGACCTCAACGTTCCCTAATAGCTTCATTTAATAAATCTTTACATACGTATAATGCTATTAGGGGAATCGAAGACAGACTTCATTTGAATCATTGTAATGGAGATCTGACCCTTAGAAACATCCGAAATGACACATGTGGACTTTATGAAGTACAGATTAAAGGTGGCAAGAGCTACACTATAAAAAAGAGTTTCAATGTGACTATCAGTG GTGGACTGAAAATGATTTCTGTGAAGGAGAGGCGCTCTGTCACTCTATGGTCTGGTGTTAAAGAAATAGACAGAGATGGTGTGCTCTTGTGGTGGTTTGAACACGGAGATTTACCCATAGCTAAAATCGATCGAAAAGCTGAAATCTTTCACACATATGATGGTGATGATGGGAGATTCAAAAACAGACTGGAGTTTGATTATCAGTCTGGAAATCTCACCATTAAGAACATCAGAACTGAACATTCCGGACTTTATCATGTTGATATCAGCAGCAGCACGCACACTTTATTCACTAGATTCAGTGTTACTGTCAGTG AGCGTGATTTGTCTGCAGTCGCTGCAGTCGGAATTAGTTTTCCTCTTCtcttcctgtttattgctgctgTTGCTGGTTTGTGTTACTACCGACGGAGATTCTTTAAATTACAAAGACGTCGGG GTATTACATTACCATAG